In a single window of the Pithys albifrons albifrons isolate INPA30051 chromosome 19, PitAlb_v1, whole genome shotgun sequence genome:
- the CBX2 gene encoding chromobox protein homolog 2, giving the protein MEELSSVGEQVFAAECILSKRLRKGKLEYLVKWRGWSSKHNSWEPEENILDPRLLLAFQKKEHEKEVQNRKRGKRPRGRPRKHVEPEMPAKTKSSSSSSSTSSSSSSSDEEDESDLEAKRGPRSRETHPVPQKKAQILVAKPDMKDASRKKRGRKPLPPEQKASRRTVNLTKVLKTSQKEVGGTTKLVGKLQPQHGTQGSAVLKDPPGTLAGLSSGGSSAENLPSMMKSGSTSPSQAISWQSSIVHYMNRMSQSQTAAESSALGRLALKAQAASKSSLGLDLKMRSQKGSGELGLSVQGPKTAKAPGSGAGGDQKLGFAAGGQMLPNGSKTPASSSGTGNQAASSQELNLQALNLQSVKNGPSAASGSSLPRHLCSALAKGAGGGAVANSGAGGAKGSVAGTGLNAASASVLASGDGSKSRKQVHRAGDRDLAKGSSAGAQEGHEATDSCKPSTLSEVSTGEDSSSESDRDSASFPGVGQNMSVSIQTSQDWKPTRSLIEHVFVTDVTANLITVTVKESPTSVGFFNLRQY; this is encoded by the exons ATGGAGGAGCTCAGCAGCGTGGGAGAGCAGGTCTTCGCCGCCGAGTGCATCCTCAGCAAGCGGCTCCGCAAG GGCAAGCTGGAGTACCTGGTCAAGTGGCGAGGCTGGTCCTCCAA GCACAACAGCTGGGAGCCCGAGGAGAACATCCTGGACCCCCGGCTGCTCCTGGCTTTCCAAAAGAA gGAACACGAAAAAGAAGTACAGAATCGGAAGAGGGGCAAGCGGCCCCGAGGCAGGCCCAGGAAACACGTG GAACCAGAGATGCCTGCGAAAACTAAGTCAAGTAGCTCTTCTTCCTCcacatcctcctcttcctcctcctctgatgAAGAGGATGAAAGTGACCTGGAAGCAAAGAGAGGTCCCCGCAGCAgagagacacacccagtgccacaGAAGAAAGCTCAGATCCTGGTGGCAAAGCCTGACATGAAAGACGCTTCCAGGAAGAAGCGTGGGCGGAAACCTCTTCCCCCAGAGCAGAAAGCGTCTCGAAGGACTGTGAACCTGACAAAGGTGTTGAAAACATCGCAGAAGGAGGTGGGGGGCACCACCAAGCTGGTGGGcaagctgcagccccagcacggCACACAGGGCTCGGCCGTGCTGAAGGACCCACCAGGCACCTTGGCTGGGCTCAGCTCAGGGGGGTCATCGGCGGAAAACCTGCCCAGCATGATGAAGAGTGGCTCAACGAGCCCCAGCCAGGCCatcagctggcagagctccatCGTGCACTACATGAACAGGATGTCCCAAAGCCAGACCGCAGCCGAGAGCTCggccctgggcaggctggcacTGAAGGCGCAGGCAGCCAGTAAGAGCAGCTTAGGGCTGGACTTGAAAATGAGGAGCCAGAaaggctctggggagctggggCTTAGCGTGCAGGGACCCAAGACCGCAAAGGCTCCTGGCAGTGGTGCCGGAGGGGACCAGAAGTTGGGGTTTGCTGCAGGAGGCCAAATGCTACCCAATGGCAGCAAGACACCAGCGAGCTCATCTGGGACCGGCAACCAGGCAGCGTCCAGCCAGGAGCTGAACCTCCAGGCTCTGAACCTGCAGAGCGTCAAAAACGGGCCGAGTGCGGCCAGTGGGAGCAGCCTGCCCCGGCacctctgcagtgccctggccAAGGGCGCTGGTGGTGGCGCAGTGGCCAACAGTGGTGCTGGCGGTGCCAAGGGCAGTGTGGCGGGCACCGGGCTGAACGCTGCCAGTGCCAGTGTGCTCGCCAGTGGGGATGGCAGCAAGAGCAGAAAACAGGTGCACCGGGCAGGAGACAGGGACTTGGCCAAAGGCAGCTCAGCCggggcacaggagggacacGAGGCTACGGACAGCTGCAAGCCGTCTACCCTGTCCGAAGTGAGCACAGGTGAGGACAGCAGCTCGGAGTCAGACCGGGATTCAGCCTCTTTCCCAGGTGTGGGTCAGAACATGTCTGTTTCCATCCAGACCAGCCAGGACTGGAAACCCACACGCAGCCTGATTGAGCATGTCTTTGTCACCGATGTCACTGCTAACCTGATCACAGTGACAGTCAAGGAGTCCCCCACTAGCGTTGGATTTTTCAACCTACGGCAATACTGA
- the ENPP7 gene encoding ectonucleotide pyrophosphatase/phosphodiesterase family member 7, which yields MLPAILALGALSPIPGPAAAEQRHLRAPENGKSRGLCSHPRAGKWVQLRGQTCRDTADHGSHISSRRPRTLKTRCIPLQQASKPSKLLLVSFDGFRWNYDQDVDTPNLDAMAADGVKAKYMTPAYVTLTSPCHFTLLTGRYLENHGVIHNMWFNTSTGVKLPYYTTQGINSWWDNGSLPIWITAQKQGLKTGSIYFPGGRAKYQGEEVNKKLVEPLFFNYSNETNWRQNIDTVIEWFTVDNLDFIALYFGEPDSSGHKYGPESTQRKNMIKQVDRTVGYLRQRIQESGLEPNLNLIITSDHGMETVIKSNEIHIRTINNFTFKDIDFELLDYGPNGLLVPKEGKLEHVYSVLKNAHPNLHVYKKEEFPKRFHYANHPRITPLVLYSDPGYVIHGRFKVQFNKGEHGFDNEDMNMKTIFRAVGPAFKKGLVVEPFESVNVYALLCELLGITPEPHDGSLEVTKSMLRSGAPLPPAENLPLMLGLALLLGCWGGVF from the exons ATGCTCCCGGCCATCCTGGCGCTCGGGGCTCTATCCCCGATCCCAGGACCCGCCGCGGCCGAACAGCGCCACCTGCGGGCTCCGGAAAATGGGAAATCTCGGGGTCTCTGCAGCCACCCCCGCGCTGGCAAGTGGGTCCAGCTCCGCGGCCAGACCTGCAGAGACACCGCAGACCACGGCTCCCACATCAGCTCCCGCAGGCCCAGGACTCTCAAAA CAAGATGCATCCCCCTGCAGCAGGCATCCAAACCCAGCAAACTCCTCCTGGTGTCCTTTGACGGTTTTCGGTGGAACTATGACCAGGACGTGGACACCCCCAACCTTGATGCTATGGCTGCAGATGGGGTGAAGGCCAAGTACATGACTCCTGCCTATGTCACCCTCACCAGCCCCTGCCACTTCACGCTGCTGACCG GGAGATACCTGGAGAACCATGGGGTGATCCACAACATGTGGTTCAACACCAGCACAGGTGTGAAGCTGCCTTACTACACCACACAAGGCATAAACAGCTGGTGGGACAATGGCAGCCTGCCCATCTGGATCACCGCCCAGAAACAG GGTTTGAAGACAGGCTCTATCTACTTTCCTGGAGGAAGAGCAAAATACCAAGGGGAAGAAGTGAACAAAAAGTTGGTGGAGCCTCTTTTCTTCAACTACAGCAACGAAACCAATTGGAGGCAGAACATAGACACAGTGATAGAATGGTTCACAGTGGACAACCTTGACTTCATTGCACTGTACTTCGGAGAGCCAGACTCCTCAGGACACAAGTATGGCCCTGAAtccacacagaggaaaaacatgaTCAAGCAGGTGGACAGAACTGTTGGTTACTTGAGGCAGCGTATCCAGGAAAGTGGCCTGGAACCAAACCTCAACCTCATCATCACATCTGACCATGGCATGGAGACTGTCATAAAGAGCAATGAGATTCACATCCGGACCATAAACAACTTCACATTCAAAGACATCGACTTTGAACTCTTAGATTATGGACCAAATGGACTTCTAGTGccaaaagaagggaaattaGAGCATGTGTACTCAGTCCTGAAAAATGCTCACCCAAACCTGCACGTGTACAAGAAAGAAGAGTTTCCAAAGAGATTCCACTATGCCAACCATCCTCGGATCACCCCACTTGTGTTATACAGCGATCCAGGATATGTGATCCATGGG AGGTTCAAGGTCCAGTTCAATAAAGGGGAACACGGTTTCGACAATGAGGATATGAACATGAAAACCATCTTTCGTGCCGTGGGACCGGCCTTTAAGAAAGGACTGGTGGTGGAGCCCTTTGAAAGCGTCAACGTCTATGCCCTTCTCTGTGAGCTGCTGGGCATCACCCCTGAGCCTCACGACGGCTCCCTGGAGGTCACTAAGTCCATGCTGC GTTCGGGTGCTCCTCTCCCTCCCGCCGAGAATCTGCCGCTGATGCTGGGACTTGCTCTCCTTCTGGGATGCTGGGGCGGAGTGTTCTAA